Proteins encoded in a region of the Streptomyces violaceoruber genome:
- a CDS encoding type II secretion system F family protein — translation MNLTMPVLVGAVTGLGIYALVRALMPSRRSPIQQVARIDAMRARGAAYESSRAAKDTSRLGSLRAQVGARVAELYLQQGWEQRSLRADLAVLDRSWEKFLATKALLAVGGLFFGPFLFAIVWQLGFGDSPIIPVWLALLCAALFFFLPDLEVRRDAADKRRDLRRVIGAYLDLVSMSLAGGRGLPEALMAAAEVSDGWATHRIRNALADARITGISQWQALGQLGEDLGVEELKDLSASLALVADDGAKVRESLASRAETMRHRELSEIEGSAGEKSQSMLVAQLLLCAGFLVFLIYPAAMRVFQV, via the coding sequence ATGAACCTGACCATGCCGGTCCTGGTCGGCGCCGTCACCGGCCTGGGCATCTACGCCCTGGTCCGTGCTCTGATGCCGAGCAGACGCAGCCCGATCCAGCAGGTCGCCCGCATCGACGCGATGCGGGCGCGCGGAGCGGCGTACGAGTCGTCCCGCGCGGCGAAGGACACCAGCCGTCTCGGTTCGCTGCGGGCCCAGGTCGGCGCCCGGGTCGCCGAGCTGTACCTCCAGCAGGGCTGGGAGCAGCGCTCGCTGCGCGCGGACCTGGCGGTGCTGGACCGCAGCTGGGAGAAGTTCCTGGCGACGAAGGCGCTGCTGGCGGTGGGCGGCCTGTTCTTCGGCCCGTTCCTGTTCGCGATCGTCTGGCAGCTCGGCTTCGGGGACAGTCCGATCATCCCGGTCTGGCTGGCCCTGCTCTGCGCGGCACTCTTCTTCTTCCTCCCCGACCTGGAGGTGCGCAGGGACGCCGCCGACAAGCGCCGTGACCTGCGGCGCGTGATCGGGGCGTACCTGGACCTGGTCTCCATGAGCCTGGCCGGCGGCCGCGGTCTGCCGGAGGCGCTGATGGCGGCGGCGGAGGTGTCGGACGGCTGGGCCACCCATCGCATCCGCAACGCGCTGGCGGACGCGCGCATCACGGGCATCAGCCAGTGGCAGGCGCTGGGGCAGCTCGGCGAGGACCTGGGCGTCGAGGAACTCAAGGACCTCTCCGCCTCCCTTGCCCTGGTGGCGGACGACGGCGCCAAGGTCCGCGAGTCCCTCGCCTCACGCGCCGAGACCATGCGCCACCGCGAACTCTCCGAGATCGAGGGCAGCGCGGGCGAGAAGTCCCAGTCGATGCTCGTGGCCCAGCTCCTGCTGTGCGCCGGGTTCCTGGTGTTCCTGATCTATCCGGCGGCGATGCGGGTGTTCCAGGTGTGA
- a CDS encoding TadE/TadG family type IV pilus assembly protein, protein MNPSRPSGGRPLRNEGDDRGLSTIEVVILAPVMILFILVLVAFGQLVDGRGALDGAARDAARAGSIQKDHGTAMAEAKKAAEANLADVCSGPVSVVQKSAGFEPDTLFTVEVSCEVRGLDAIGLNIPTTLSATFSSPLDPYRRTA, encoded by the coding sequence ATGAACCCCTCCCGCCCCAGCGGCGGCCGGCCGCTGCGCAACGAGGGCGACGACCGGGGGCTGTCCACCATCGAGGTGGTCATCCTGGCCCCCGTGATGATCCTCTTCATCCTCGTCCTGGTGGCCTTCGGCCAGCTCGTCGACGGCCGCGGCGCACTCGACGGCGCCGCCAGGGACGCGGCCCGCGCGGGCTCGATCCAGAAGGACCACGGTACGGCGATGGCGGAGGCGAAGAAGGCCGCCGAGGCCAACCTCGCGGACGTGTGCTCCGGCCCGGTCTCGGTCGTCCAGAAGAGCGCGGGCTTCGAACCGGACACCCTCTTCACGGTCGAGGTGAGCTGCGAGGTGCGCGGCCTGGACGCGATCGGCCTGAACATCCCCACGACCCTGTCGGCGACCTTCAGCTCCCCGCTGGACCCGTACCGGAGGACGGCGTGA
- a CDS encoding tetratricopeptide repeat protein codes for MRRGRGAAGAGAGALLGGVLAPLTEHLGSSLTDGAAGQPWVAWSLFVLLCVLGGVLGTFFPSSGGTTADAPPPLAPGPTEPVTGATTTSLRPPRIERRLRGREAELERLTALLRDPAEKFAVVCGVGGVGKTTLAAAVAARAEAEGWSVFWTRWRDPGTTADDMVRVALACGMPEESVRAARSGHDSLPDAVWRYLAGRRKWLVVLDNADETERLGDASEPVAHYRGWVRPDGRGLLLVTSRDTSAQTWGPAADILRLDPLDTASGGRVLLDSAPGAGSHEEAMALAGRLGGLPLALQAASRYVGAATSRHRDFAAYREALDREAELLVGTDPSEARDPAVARTFLRHTWELSLDQLDSEGLPLARPLLRQLALYGPAAIPPVLVTPRLMTTAVGRSVSAGEVDRALAALERFGLLGTESEVPGSVLLHPLVREMSALALRSDSGADLDRCVRARADALATAVTGLPEGLPGWPTARLLAQHAPLLLSAPRTVPLTEAAAVVDRLGDVLGDSGDYALQRVVRQAVLARREHELGPDHPDTLLSRNHVANSVLSLGHHTQALAAHRTVLAARERVLGPRHPDTLVSRNNVGFVCELLGDYEEAQALHEHTLADRLTVLGPDHRHTLVSRQNLANSIDGRGDHLLAVSLHREVLADRLRLLGPDHRDTLASRSHVAESLSRCGEHARALELHGQVLADRTRVMGPDHPYTLLSGHQLARALSDAGDHAGAADRYEQVLAQRRRVLGPDHPDTRATEQGLALCQTERAARDRSAAASRGIGRRGRVRTRR; via the coding sequence ATGAGACGGGGGCGTGGAGCGGCAGGTGCCGGAGCCGGTGCTCTGCTGGGCGGGGTGCTCGCGCCGCTGACCGAGCACCTCGGTTCGTCGCTCACCGACGGGGCGGCCGGGCAGCCCTGGGTCGCCTGGTCGTTGTTCGTCCTGCTGTGTGTCCTGGGCGGAGTGCTCGGCACATTCTTTCCTTCGAGCGGTGGCACCACCGCGGACGCCCCGCCTCCGCTCGCCCCCGGGCCCACCGAACCGGTCACCGGCGCGACGACCACCTCGCTGCGCCCGCCCCGTATCGAACGGCGCCTGCGCGGCCGGGAGGCGGAACTGGAGCGGCTCACCGCCTTGCTGCGCGACCCGGCGGAGAAGTTTGCGGTCGTCTGCGGGGTGGGCGGCGTCGGCAAGACCACGCTGGCAGCCGCCGTGGCCGCGCGGGCCGAAGCCGAGGGCTGGTCGGTCTTCTGGACCCGGTGGCGCGACCCCGGCACGACCGCCGACGACATGGTCAGAGTCGCGCTGGCCTGCGGGATGCCCGAAGAGAGTGTCCGGGCCGCCCGGTCCGGGCACGACAGCCTCCCGGATGCCGTGTGGCGGTACCTGGCAGGGCGCCGAAAATGGCTCGTGGTCCTCGACAACGCCGACGAGACCGAACGCCTGGGCGACGCGTCCGAGCCGGTCGCCCACTACCGAGGCTGGGTCCGACCGGACGGCCGCGGACTGCTGTTGGTGACCAGCCGCGACACCAGCGCGCAGACCTGGGGGCCCGCTGCCGACATCCTGCGGCTCGACCCCCTCGACACCGCCTCTGGTGGCCGGGTCCTGCTGGACTCCGCACCCGGCGCGGGCAGTCACGAGGAGGCGATGGCGCTCGCCGGCCGGCTTGGCGGCCTGCCCCTCGCGCTCCAGGCCGCCAGTCGCTACGTGGGGGCCGCGACGAGCCGTCACCGTGACTTCGCCGCCTACCGGGAGGCACTGGACCGGGAGGCGGAGCTGCTCGTCGGCACGGACCCGTCGGAGGCGCGCGATCCGGCCGTGGCCCGCACGTTCTTGCGCCACACCTGGGAACTGTCCCTTGACCAGCTCGACAGCGAGGGCCTGCCACTGGCCCGCCCCCTGCTGCGGCAGCTGGCCCTCTACGGGCCCGCCGCCATACCGCCCGTACTCGTCACGCCCCGGCTGATGACCACGGCGGTGGGCCGTTCAGTGAGCGCCGGGGAGGTCGACCGCGCCCTCGCCGCGCTGGAGCGCTTCGGGCTGCTCGGCACCGAATCCGAGGTGCCGGGCTCCGTCCTGCTCCATCCTCTGGTCCGCGAGATGAGCGCCCTGGCCCTGCGGTCGGACTCCGGCGCGGACCTCGACCGCTGTGTCCGCGCCCGGGCGGATGCCCTCGCCACGGCGGTGACCGGATTACCTGAAGGGCTGCCCGGCTGGCCCACGGCTCGGCTGCTGGCCCAGCACGCGCCGCTGCTGCTGTCCGCGCCGCGGACCGTCCCACTCACGGAGGCGGCAGCGGTCGTCGACCGGCTCGGGGACGTGCTCGGCGACTCGGGCGACTACGCTCTGCAACGCGTGGTCCGCCAGGCCGTGCTCGCCCGGCGCGAGCACGAGCTGGGGCCAGACCACCCCGACACGCTTCTGTCGCGCAACCACGTCGCCAACAGCGTGCTGAGTCTCGGGCACCATACCCAGGCACTCGCCGCCCACCGAACGGTGCTGGCCGCCCGCGAGCGCGTGCTCGGCCCCCGCCACCCCGACACCCTGGTGAGCCGGAACAACGTGGGTTTCGTCTGCGAGCTGCTTGGTGACTACGAGGAAGCCCAGGCGCTGCACGAGCACACCCTGGCCGACCGGCTCACGGTTCTGGGCCCCGACCACCGGCACACCCTGGTCAGCAGACAGAATCTCGCCAACTCCATCGACGGCCGGGGCGACCACCTGCTGGCCGTCAGCCTGCACCGGGAGGTCCTCGCCGACCGGCTCCGACTCCTGGGCCCGGACCACCGGGACACCCTCGCCAGCCGGAGCCATGTCGCCGAGTCGCTAAGCCGGTGCGGCGAACACGCCCGCGCGCTGGAACTGCACGGACAAGTACTGGCCGACCGTACGCGCGTCATGGGCCCCGACCACCCCTACACGCTGCTCAGCGGTCATCAGCTCGCCAGGGCGCTCAGCGACGCGGGTGACCACGCCGGTGCGGCGGACCGCTACGAACAGGTGCTCGCCCAGCGGCGGCGGGTGCTGGGCCCCGACCACCCCGACACTCGGGCCACCGAGCAGGGGCTCGCTCTCTGCCAGACGGAGCGCGCGGCCCGAGACCGGTCGGCGGCGGCATCCCGGGGGATTGGCCGGCGGGGCCGTGTCAGAACCCGACGATAA
- a CDS encoding putative T7SS-secreted protein, translating into MTRPANHRWAVLDESSDPVPGDPEEVAKLGRQLRKTAEAIEKEAREIKELASVENWKGKAATEFRSAAEGAGDKLRKAFKRYDEAADALGTRVVDGVCSTEFASELHRAQQMADKALRDAEAADADIGAAQKSLDGQPDETPEDDPDTKKYKEQKENASSALTSAREALHTAKEVRDAAARRAADAIHDVIENDGLKDGWKDKFKNWVHENAGWLTQISKWAGRIALWAGVAALALGWIPVVGQAIAAVANAVALLASVVALATDLVLALGGEGSWKSVILDAVGVATFGLGRAAMAGAKGVAAGGKALARSNLYKSAVASGMKTNKAWNLANRGAQGAIRGKDAAKAMANMPKGKLPTWSNIKEGFSPVSMYRDTVGGVKSISNAFSKQGWREGLGGMAAPRSAGTLDPDLARAAADLDGIAPAATQMPAVSNALGNFSGQTNAWAGATATGVAAGAEGAYGAVTSLYDGATG; encoded by the coding sequence GTGACGCGTCCCGCGAACCACCGCTGGGCGGTGCTCGACGAGAGCTCCGACCCGGTGCCCGGCGACCCGGAAGAGGTGGCGAAGCTCGGTCGGCAGTTGCGCAAGACCGCGGAGGCCATCGAGAAGGAGGCCCGCGAGATCAAGGAGCTGGCCTCCGTCGAGAACTGGAAGGGCAAGGCCGCCACCGAGTTCCGGTCGGCCGCCGAGGGCGCCGGTGACAAGCTCCGCAAGGCGTTCAAGCGGTACGACGAGGCGGCCGACGCGCTCGGAACCCGGGTCGTGGACGGCGTGTGCAGCACCGAGTTCGCCTCGGAGCTGCACCGGGCCCAGCAGATGGCCGACAAGGCGCTGCGCGACGCGGAAGCCGCCGACGCAGACATCGGCGCCGCCCAGAAGTCGTTGGACGGGCAGCCCGACGAGACCCCCGAGGACGACCCGGACACCAAGAAGTACAAGGAACAGAAGGAGAACGCGTCGTCGGCGCTGACCTCGGCCAGGGAAGCGCTCCACACCGCCAAGGAAGTCAGGGACGCCGCCGCGCGCCGGGCCGCCGACGCCATCCACGACGTCATCGAGAACGACGGTCTCAAGGACGGCTGGAAGGACAAGTTCAAGAACTGGGTGCACGAGAACGCGGGCTGGCTCACCCAGATCTCCAAGTGGGCGGGGCGTATCGCCCTGTGGGCGGGTGTCGCGGCACTCGCCCTGGGCTGGATCCCCGTCGTCGGCCAGGCCATCGCGGCCGTCGCCAACGCGGTCGCCCTGTTGGCCAGCGTCGTCGCCCTCGCCACCGACCTGGTGCTGGCCCTGGGCGGCGAGGGCAGCTGGAAGTCGGTGATCCTGGACGCCGTCGGCGTGGCCACCTTCGGCCTCGGCCGGGCGGCGATGGCAGGAGCCAAGGGGGTGGCCGCGGGCGGCAAGGCACTGGCCCGCAGCAACCTCTACAAGAGCGCGGTCGCGTCCGGCATGAAGACCAACAAGGCCTGGAACCTCGCCAACCGGGGTGCCCAGGGCGCGATCCGGGGCAAGGACGCGGCGAAGGCCATGGCCAACATGCCCAAGGGGAAACTGCCCACCTGGAGCAACATCAAGGAGGGCTTCAGCCCCGTCTCCATGTACCGGGACACTGTCGGAGGAGTGAAGTCGATCAGCAACGCGTTCTCCAAGCAGGGCTGGCGGGAGGGCCTCGGCGGGATGGCGGCGCCCCGTTCGGCGGGCACCCTCGACCCGGACCTGGCGAGGGCCGCCGCCGACCTCGACGGCATCGCGCCGGCCGCGACGCAGATGCCCGCGGTCAGCAATGCGCTGGGCAACTTCTCCGGCCAGACCAACGCCTGGGCGGGGGCCACGGCCACCGGTGTGGCCGCCGGCGCCGAGGGGGCCTACGGGGCGGTCACGTCCTTGTACGACGGGGCGACGGGATGA
- a CDS encoding TadE family protein — protein sequence MTAIEFVLLTPVLFFMIFATVQFGLYFFADHVAQAAAQAGARKARATADAQPGAWRGEARDVVDSYIRQLGPQLVLSPDVKMVQPEQNTVGVEITARIPTVFPGLDLTVHAQSMGPVERFVQEGGN from the coding sequence ATGACCGCGATCGAGTTCGTGCTCCTCACTCCGGTCCTGTTCTTCATGATCTTCGCGACGGTGCAGTTCGGTCTGTACTTCTTCGCGGACCACGTGGCGCAGGCCGCGGCCCAGGCGGGCGCGCGCAAGGCCCGCGCGACGGCGGACGCCCAGCCCGGCGCGTGGCGGGGCGAGGCCCGGGACGTGGTCGACAGCTACATCCGCCAACTCGGCCCGCAACTGGTCCTGTCCCCCGACGTGAAGATGGTCCAGCCGGAGCAGAACACGGTCGGAGTGGAGATCACGGCCCGTATCCCCACCGTCTTCCCGGGCCTGGACCTGACGGTGCACGCCCAGTCGATGGGCCCGGTCGAGCGCTTCGTGCAGGAGGGGGGCAACTAG
- a CDS encoding type II secretion system F family protein, which produces MEMTTTTTLAALDSLGSMGGLFSTTILYALGCGVAVGGGLALFLVAVRGLPAKPEHEKRQASERVNELIRWAGRRGSAAALAGLVVLLLTRWAVLGIAAGVLVFFWDRLFGGAGEERAAMKRVEALASWTESLRDTIAGAVGLEQAIPASARAAAPVLRPHLDALVDRLRSRTPLPDALQHLADEIDDASADIIVAALILNARLRGPGLRQVLGALAKSAREEVDMRQRVMAQRASTRRSVQIVVAVSVLFVLGLSIFNRDFVEPYGSPVGQLVLVCVCGLFALGFWWLRKLSTIETPERFLVRDGADVQFVRPRTPGQPGHPGQPVQRLPQPSQPSPASGDEGVRR; this is translated from the coding sequence ATGGAGATGACGACCACCACGACACTCGCGGCACTGGACTCGCTCGGTTCCATGGGCGGACTGTTCTCGACCACCATCCTGTACGCCCTCGGCTGCGGCGTCGCCGTCGGCGGCGGCCTGGCCCTCTTCCTCGTCGCCGTACGCGGACTGCCCGCCAAGCCCGAGCACGAGAAGCGGCAGGCCAGCGAGCGCGTCAACGAGCTGATCCGGTGGGCGGGCCGACGCGGTTCCGCCGCGGCCCTGGCCGGACTCGTCGTCCTGCTCCTGACCCGCTGGGCGGTGCTCGGCATCGCGGCCGGCGTCCTGGTCTTCTTCTGGGACCGCCTCTTCGGCGGCGCCGGCGAGGAACGCGCCGCCATGAAGCGGGTCGAGGCCCTCGCCTCGTGGACGGAGTCGCTGCGGGACACCATCGCGGGCGCCGTCGGCCTGGAGCAGGCCATCCCGGCCTCCGCCCGAGCCGCCGCTCCCGTACTCCGCCCCCACCTGGACGCCCTGGTCGACCGGCTGCGTTCGCGCACCCCGCTGCCCGACGCGCTCCAGCACCTCGCCGACGAGATCGACGACGCGTCCGCCGACATCATCGTCGCGGCCCTCATCCTCAACGCACGGCTGCGCGGCCCGGGTCTGCGGCAGGTCCTCGGCGCGCTCGCCAAGTCGGCGCGCGAGGAGGTCGACATGCGCCAGCGCGTGATGGCGCAGCGCGCGTCGACCCGCCGGTCGGTGCAGATCGTGGTCGCGGTCTCGGTCCTCTTCGTCCTCGGCCTGTCCATCTTCAACCGGGACTTCGTCGAGCCGTACGGCTCGCCCGTCGGCCAGCTGGTCCTGGTCTGCGTGTGCGGCCTGTTCGCGCTGGGCTTCTGGTGGCTGCGCAAGCTGTCGACCATCGAGACTCCGGAGCGCTTCCTGGTCCGGGACGGCGCCGACGTCCAGTTCGTGCGCCCCCGCACGCCGGGCCAGCCGGGTCACCCCGGCCAGCCCGTACAGCGCCTGCCGCAACCGTCCCAGCCGTCGCCGGCGTCTGGGGACGAGGGGGTACGACGATGA
- a CDS encoding CpaF family protein — protein MTAVDHSLVKRFRQDAGDRISEQRRQDQVSGVTPMSTEDERHYARAVIAQILEEYARAEINGGRTPLDAETEEAYAAAVHAALFGVGRLQPLLDDPEVENIDINGCDHVFVGYSDGRETRGEAVAETDEELIELIQILGAYSGLSSRPFDSANPQLDLRLPDGSRLSAVMDVARRPALSIRRARMGKVFISDLVGNGTLTPELGHFLACAVRARKNIMIAGATNAGKTTLLRALANEIPPHERLITVERALELGLDTFPELHPNVVAFEERLPNSEGQGAITMAELVRRSLRMNPSRVIVGEVLGDEIVTMLNAMSQGNDGSLSTIHANSSHEVFNRISTYALQATERLPIEASQMLVAGAVNFVVFVQRRNDFQSGGRLQRMVTSVREVNGVDGRVLSSEVFAETPDGQVVPHAPIACLEELIAYGYRPNGTWG, from the coding sequence ATGACCGCTGTCGACCACTCGTTGGTCAAGCGGTTCCGGCAGGACGCCGGCGACCGCATCTCCGAGCAGCGCCGCCAGGACCAGGTCAGCGGCGTCACGCCGATGTCCACCGAGGACGAACGGCACTACGCGCGCGCCGTCATCGCGCAGATACTGGAGGAGTACGCCCGCGCCGAGATCAACGGCGGGCGTACGCCGCTGGACGCGGAGACGGAGGAGGCGTACGCGGCCGCCGTGCACGCCGCGCTCTTCGGCGTCGGCCGGCTCCAGCCGCTCCTCGACGACCCCGAGGTCGAGAACATCGACATCAACGGCTGCGACCACGTCTTCGTCGGCTACTCCGACGGGCGCGAGACGCGCGGCGAGGCCGTCGCCGAGACCGACGAGGAACTCATCGAGCTGATCCAGATCCTCGGCGCCTACTCCGGCCTGTCCTCCCGCCCCTTCGACTCCGCCAACCCGCAGCTGGACCTGAGGCTGCCGGACGGTTCGCGTCTGTCGGCGGTCATGGACGTCGCCCGGCGCCCGGCGCTCTCCATCCGCCGCGCCCGCATGGGCAAGGTCTTCATCTCCGACCTGGTCGGCAACGGCACCCTCACCCCCGAGCTGGGCCACTTCCTGGCCTGCGCGGTCCGGGCCCGCAAGAACATCATGATCGCGGGCGCCACCAACGCCGGAAAGACGACGCTGCTGCGCGCCCTCGCCAACGAGATCCCACCGCACGAGCGGCTGATCACGGTGGAACGCGCGCTGGAGCTGGGCCTGGACACCTTCCCCGAACTCCACCCCAACGTCGTGGCGTTCGAGGAGCGGCTGCCCAACTCCGAGGGGCAGGGCGCCATCACCATGGCGGAACTGGTCCGCCGTTCCCTGCGTATGAACCCCTCCCGCGTCATCGTCGGCGAGGTGCTCGGCGACGAGATCGTCACCATGCTGAACGCGATGTCGCAGGGCAACGACGGCTCGCTCTCCACGATCCACGCCAACAGCTCGCACGAGGTCTTCAACCGCATCTCCACGTACGCCCTCCAGGCGACCGAGCGGCTGCCGATCGAGGCCAGCCAGATGCTGGTGGCCGGCGCCGTCAACTTCGTCGTCTTCGTCCAGCGGCGCAACGACTTCCAGAGCGGCGGCCGTCTCCAGCGCATGGTCACCTCGGTCCGCGAGGTCAACGGCGTCGACGGCCGGGTGCTGTCCAGCGAGGTGTTCGCCGAGACGCCCGACGGCCAGGTCGTCCCGCACGCCCCCATCGCCTGCCTGGAGGAACTCATCGCCTACGGCTACCGGCCCAACGGAACGTGGGGGTGA
- a CDS encoding TadE/TadG family type IV pilus assembly protein — MRTQVRGWLADRRTRLDDRGSGAGAVIIFALVFLSLSAFVIDGGMSISKRERAADIAEQAARYAAQDIDREALYDDVGGPAPINYENCNARVKAFAAEMDMTGADIAATHCVTADAAQVQVEVQLTYSPVFTGMFYGGDVVVHGEAVAENEVG, encoded by the coding sequence GTGAGAACCCAGGTACGCGGCTGGCTCGCGGACCGGCGCACCCGGCTGGACGACCGCGGCTCGGGCGCCGGCGCGGTCATCATCTTCGCCCTGGTCTTCCTGTCCCTGTCGGCCTTCGTCATCGACGGCGGCATGTCCATCTCGAAGCGCGAACGCGCCGCGGACATCGCCGAACAGGCGGCCCGCTACGCCGCCCAGGACATCGACCGCGAGGCCCTCTACGACGACGTGGGCGGCCCCGCCCCCATCAACTACGAGAACTGCAACGCCCGGGTCAAGGCCTTCGCCGCCGAGATGGACATGACCGGCGCGGACATCGCCGCGACCCACTGCGTCACGGCGGACGCGGCCCAGGTGCAGGTCGAGGTCCAGCTCACCTACTCCCCGGTCTTCACCGGCATGTTCTACGGCGGCGACGTGGTGGTCCACGGCGAGGCGGTGGCGGAGAACGAGGTGGGGTGA
- a CDS encoding putative T7SS-secreted protein translates to MSHRPADWYVLDLDNDPTPGDPDRIRKLAGTLHDFADDVSDVLRDLKGIAKEEEILSWAGKTAEVFAEEFEDAPKKLRKLKKSYGLAGDALATFWPDLQDAQEKADKALRDGRKARQELTTAQTALTGAEDWVRRATEKSDSYDPAKNGGKDVPKPDEADVRRATRDAQHAKARQAAAERNVESAQSALDAAKKLAGQAKGLREEAARRTVTKLREASDAGIPNRHWWEEIGDWVSDHWDEIVTICKWVVTIVGIIVMIVGGPLGWLVFAAALVVMADTIRKVIKGEAGWGDLLWAALDCIPATKGFTSLAKLGKLWKAGGLKALGAGAMGGIGGGLKNLANSVRNLKNVRFSLFSMMGKSRWWKADSPHVAPPGRQADDALPSDMPIYHKPGATAIGYDPATLRNFDVAERLPGYQDVIIHGTTDGRMVAGQVNRAGQRAGGHDVHPNHVLDTINRIPGYNGEPIRMLTCHSGTAQPEVIQHMANSLGVPVKAPTNAVGVPSFGDGPFTPQIKDNGSWLTFLPMA, encoded by the coding sequence GTGTCGCACAGGCCGGCGGACTGGTACGTACTCGACCTGGACAATGACCCGACGCCGGGCGACCCCGACCGCATTCGCAAACTCGCCGGCACCCTGCACGACTTCGCCGACGACGTGTCCGACGTACTGCGCGACCTCAAGGGCATCGCCAAGGAGGAGGAGATCCTCTCCTGGGCGGGCAAGACGGCGGAGGTGTTCGCCGAGGAGTTCGAGGACGCCCCGAAGAAGCTGCGCAAGCTGAAGAAGTCGTACGGCCTGGCGGGTGACGCGCTGGCCACCTTCTGGCCCGATCTCCAGGATGCCCAGGAGAAGGCCGACAAGGCGCTGCGCGACGGCCGCAAGGCCCGTCAGGAACTCACCACCGCGCAGACCGCACTGACCGGTGCCGAGGACTGGGTGCGCAGGGCGACCGAGAAGAGCGACTCGTACGACCCGGCCAAGAACGGCGGCAAGGACGTCCCCAAGCCCGACGAGGCCGACGTCCGCCGCGCCACGCGTGACGCCCAGCACGCGAAGGCCCGACAGGCGGCGGCCGAGCGGAACGTGGAGAGCGCCCAGAGCGCCCTCGACGCGGCCAAGAAGCTCGCCGGTCAGGCGAAGGGGCTGCGCGAGGAGGCCGCCCGCCGGACGGTGACCAAGCTCCGGGAGGCCTCCGACGCCGGTATCCCCAACCGGCACTGGTGGGAGGAGATCGGCGACTGGGTCTCCGACCACTGGGACGAGATCGTCACCATATGCAAGTGGGTCGTGACAATCGTCGGCATCATCGTGATGATCGTGGGCGGCCCGCTGGGCTGGTTGGTGTTCGCTGCGGCACTCGTCGTGATGGCGGACACGATAAGAAAGGTCATCAAGGGTGAGGCGGGCTGGGGCGACCTCCTATGGGCAGCCCTGGACTGCATACCCGCCACCAAGGGCTTCACCAGCCTCGCCAAGCTCGGCAAACTGTGGAAGGCGGGCGGGCTGAAGGCACTCGGCGCCGGGGCCATGGGCGGCATCGGTGGTGGTTTGAAGAACCTCGCCAACAGCGTACGCAACCTGAAAAATGTACGCTTCTCACTGTTCAGCATGATGGGGAAAAGCCGATGGTGGAAGGCCGACTCACCCCACGTCGCTCCGCCCGGTCGACAAGCAGACGACGCCCTGCCGTCCGACATGCCCATTTATCACAAGCCAGGGGCAACTGCTATCGGATATGACCCGGCAACTCTCCGGAATTTCGATGTCGCGGAGCGACTGCCCGGCTACCAGGATGTCATCATTCACGGCACGACCGATGGCCGAATGGTTGCCGGCCAGGTCAACCGAGCAGGACAGCGAGCGGGCGGACACGACGTGCACCCCAACCATGTCCTCGACACGATCAATCGCATACCGGGCTACAATGGCGAGCCGATCCGAATGCTCACCTGTCATTCCGGGACGGCTCAGCCCGAAGTGATCCAGCACATGGCGAACTCTCTGGGGGTCCCCGTCAAGGCCCCGACCAACGCAGTGGGTGTTCCCTCCTTCGGTGACGGCCCCTTCACTCCCCAAATTAAGGACAACGGGTCATGGCTCACCTTCCTGCCCATGGCGTGA